In a single window of the Streptomyces cinnabarinus genome:
- a CDS encoding lysophospholipid acyltransferase family protein, which yields MKVSIGGPLKLAFRPWVEGLENIPAEGPAILASNHLSFSDSFFLPAVLDRKVTFIAKAEYFTTPGVKGRLTAAFFKGVGQLPVDRSGARGAGEAAIRSGIDVLERGELFGIYPEGTRSPDGRLYRGKPGGLARVALASGAPVIPVAMIDTEKIQPPGKVMPKLMRPGIRIGKPLDFGRYQGMEHDRFVLRALTDEVMYEIMQLSGQEYVDMYATAAKRQIAEAAKAEKEAEKAARAALAKADQDQADKEKSES from the coding sequence ATGAAGGTATCCATCGGGGGGCCGCTGAAGCTCGCCTTCAGGCCCTGGGTGGAGGGCCTGGAGAACATTCCCGCCGAGGGCCCCGCGATCCTGGCGAGCAATCACCTCTCGTTCTCGGACTCGTTCTTCCTCCCCGCGGTCCTCGACCGCAAGGTGACCTTCATCGCGAAGGCGGAGTACTTCACCACCCCCGGCGTCAAGGGGCGGCTGACGGCCGCCTTCTTCAAGGGCGTGGGCCAGCTCCCCGTGGACCGCTCCGGCGCGCGCGGCGCGGGTGAGGCCGCCATCAGGAGCGGTATCGATGTGCTGGAGCGCGGTGAGCTGTTCGGTATCTACCCGGAGGGCACGCGCTCGCCCGACGGCCGGCTCTACCGGGGCAAGCCCGGCGGCCTCGCGCGCGTGGCGCTCGCCAGCGGGGCGCCGGTCATCCCGGTCGCCATGATCGACACCGAGAAGATCCAGCCGCCCGGCAAGGTCATGCCCAAGCTGATGCGCCCGGGCATCCGGATCGGCAAGCCCCTCGACTTCGGCCGGTACCAGGGCATGGAGCACGACCGCTTCGTCCTGCGCGCGCTGACCGACGAGGTCATGTACGAGATCATGCAGCTCTCCGGCCAGGAGTACGTCGACATGTACGCGACCGCCGCCAAGCGGCAGATCGCGGAGGCCGCGAAGGCCGAGAAGGAAGCGGAGAAGGCGGCCAGGGCCGCTCTCGCCAAGGCCGACCAGGACCAGGCGGACAAAGAGAAGTCCGAGTCCTAG
- a CDS encoding alpha/beta hydrolase, translating into MPVLPGAEPYRHEGGEISVLLCHGFTGSPQSLRPWAEYLAARGLTVSLPLLPGHGTRWEDLQLTGWQDWYAEVDRELRALRERSTHLFVAGLSMGGALALRLAAKHGDAVDGVVVVNPANKVHGLAAHALPVARHLVRTTKGIASDIAKEGSDEVGYDRVPLHAAHSLRNFFRRVDGELPQVTQPLLLLHSTQDHVVPPVDSARVLSRVSSTDVTEIVLEQSYHVATLDHDAERIFAESHAFMSRLAPSLGKEGTAVGG; encoded by the coding sequence GTGCCGGTCCTTCCTGGAGCCGAGCCGTACCGCCATGAGGGCGGGGAGATCTCCGTCCTCCTCTGCCACGGCTTCACCGGTTCCCCGCAGTCGCTGCGCCCCTGGGCGGAGTATCTCGCCGCGCGCGGTCTGACCGTCTCGCTGCCGCTGCTGCCTGGGCACGGCACCCGCTGGGAGGACCTCCAGCTGACCGGCTGGCAGGACTGGTACGCGGAGGTGGACCGCGAGCTGCGCGCCCTGCGGGAGCGCTCCACCCACCTCTTCGTGGCCGGTCTGTCCATGGGCGGCGCCCTGGCGCTCCGGCTGGCGGCGAAGCACGGCGACGCGGTGGACGGCGTGGTGGTCGTCAACCCCGCGAACAAGGTGCACGGCCTGGCCGCGCACGCCCTCCCGGTGGCCCGGCACCTCGTGCGGACGACGAAGGGCATCGCCAGCGACATCGCCAAGGAGGGCAGCGACGAGGTGGGCTACGACCGGGTGCCGCTGCACGCCGCGCACTCCCTGCGGAACTTCTTCCGCCGGGTCGACGGCGAGCTGCCGCAGGTCACCCAGCCGTTGCTGCTGCTGCACAGCACCCAGGACCATGTGGTGCCGCCCGTTGACTCGGCCCGGGTGCTCAGCCGGGTGTCGTCGACGGACGTGACGGAGATCGTGCTGGAACAGAGCTACCACGTGGCGACGTTGGACCATGACGCGGAGCGGATCTTCGCGGAGAGCCATGCGTTCATGAGCCGGCTCGCACCCAGTCTCGGCAAGGAAGGGACGGCCGTAGGTGGCTGA
- a CDS encoding RNA polymerase sigma factor has protein sequence MTVAPPGVGTRDEDREESDARVIARSRDEPEQFAALYDRYADAVHRYAARRLGPEAAEDLMAETFITAFQRRHTYDLGRDDARPWLFGIATNLVSRHRRAEARRFKALARVPEPVEHDEPVADRAVSRAGATGVRRELAAALAGLSARHRDVVLLVAWAGLDYEEAAQALGVPVGTVRSRLHRARSRLREALGGSDPTAFREADAHA, from the coding sequence ATGACCGTCGCACCACCGGGCGTCGGCACCCGCGACGAGGATCGCGAGGAGAGTGATGCCCGCGTGATCGCACGGTCCCGGGACGAGCCCGAGCAGTTCGCCGCGCTCTACGACCGGTACGCCGACGCCGTGCACCGTTACGCGGCCCGGCGACTCGGTCCCGAGGCGGCGGAGGATCTGATGGCGGAGACCTTCATCACCGCCTTCCAGCGGCGCCACACCTACGACCTGGGGCGGGACGACGCCCGCCCCTGGCTGTTCGGCATCGCCACCAACCTCGTGAGCCGGCACCGCCGGGCCGAGGCGCGCCGGTTCAAGGCGCTGGCGCGCGTGCCGGAGCCGGTCGAGCACGACGAACCGGTCGCGGACCGGGCGGTTTCCAGGGCCGGTGCCACGGGGGTGCGCCGGGAACTGGCAGCTGCGCTGGCCGGGCTGTCCGCCCGGCATCGCGATGTCGTGCTGCTGGTGGCCTGGGCCGGCCTCGACTACGAGGAGGCGGCCCAGGCCCTCGGCGTGCCCGTCGGCACGGTCAGATCGCGGCTGCACCGGGCTCGCAGCAGATTGCGCGAAGCACTGGGCGGATCCGATCCGACAGCTTTCCGAGAGGCAGACGCCCATGCGTGA